Proteins found in one Paenibacillus dendritiformis genomic segment:
- the treC gene encoding alpha,alpha-phosphotrehalase, whose protein sequence is MQEPWWKRAAVYQIYPKSFLDTTGNGLGDINGIMAQLDYLRDLGVDVIWLTPIYASPEKDNGYDISDYYAVNPQYGTMEDFDKLLDEAHRRGIKVIMDIVVNHTSTEHPWFQQSCSSLDNPYRDYYIWREPNNGQEPNNWQSKFGGSAWKYDEKTKQYYLHLFDVTQADLNWENTDVRQEVYQMMNFWLAKGVDGFRLDVINLISKDQNFPNDSGENAQADGRKYYTDGPRVHEYLHEMNQEVFANRETMTVGEMSSTSIEECIKYTNPERQELNMTFNFHHLKVDYPGGEKWAKAEFDFIKLKQILSEWQIRMHDGEGWNALFWCNHDQPRIVSRFGDSGKYRVESAKMLGTTIHMLQGTPYIYQGEEIGMTNPEFDQIADYRDVESLNMYNLMREQGKSHDTIMDILKQKSRDNSRTPMQWNRSAHGGFTKGTPWIQAAPNYPDINVEAALQDQDSIFYHYQKLIQLRKQYDIITYGDYRLLLADHEQIFAYARQWQNETLLVVNNFYREPVTLTADEIGMSPEHGKSEILLSNYADSPEEFRALQLRPYESIVYYWTGE, encoded by the coding sequence ATGCAAGAACCTTGGTGGAAAAGAGCGGCCGTCTATCAAATCTATCCGAAAAGTTTTCTGGATACGACAGGCAACGGTCTTGGAGATATTAACGGGATTATGGCCCAATTGGATTATCTTCGCGACCTGGGCGTGGATGTGATCTGGTTAACCCCGATTTATGCATCGCCGGAAAAAGATAATGGCTATGATATTAGCGATTATTACGCGGTTAACCCGCAGTATGGAACGATGGAGGACTTCGACAAGCTATTAGACGAAGCTCACCGCAGAGGGATTAAGGTGATCATGGACATTGTGGTGAACCACACCTCGACGGAGCATCCGTGGTTTCAACAGTCCTGCTCTTCCCTCGATAATCCATACCGGGATTACTATATATGGAGAGAACCGAACAACGGACAGGAACCGAACAATTGGCAGTCGAAATTCGGCGGAAGCGCCTGGAAATACGATGAAAAGACGAAGCAGTATTATTTGCATCTTTTTGATGTCACGCAGGCGGATCTCAACTGGGAAAACACCGACGTGCGCCAGGAAGTCTATCAAATGATGAATTTTTGGCTCGCCAAAGGAGTCGATGGGTTCCGCTTGGATGTCATTAATTTAATTTCGAAAGATCAGAATTTCCCGAATGACAGCGGTGAAAACGCACAGGCGGACGGACGGAAATATTATACCGACGGGCCACGCGTTCATGAATATTTGCATGAAATGAATCAAGAGGTCTTTGCCAACCGGGAAACGATGACCGTGGGGGAAATGTCTTCCACTTCGATCGAGGAATGCATCAAGTATACGAATCCCGAGCGGCAGGAATTAAATATGACCTTTAACTTCCACCATCTCAAGGTCGATTATCCGGGTGGCGAGAAATGGGCGAAAGCCGAGTTTGATTTTATCAAATTGAAGCAAATCTTGTCGGAATGGCAAATTCGAATGCATGATGGCGAAGGCTGGAACGCGCTGTTCTGGTGTAACCATGATCAGCCGCGCATTGTATCGAGATTCGGCGACAGCGGCAAGTATCGCGTAGAATCGGCGAAAATGCTCGGTACAACGATCCACATGCTGCAAGGGACGCCTTATATATACCAAGGTGAAGAAATCGGAATGACGAATCCGGAATTTGATCAGATTGCGGATTACCGTGATGTCGAATCCCTCAATATGTACAACCTAATGCGCGAACAGGGAAAAAGCCATGACACGATCATGGACATATTGAAGCAGAAATCCCGCGATAATTCGAGAACGCCGATGCAATGGAATCGCAGCGCCCACGGGGGATTCACGAAGGGCACGCCTTGGATACAAGCGGCTCCGAATTATCCGGACATCAACGTAGAAGCTGCGCTACAAGATCAGGACTCGATTTTTTATCATTATCAAAAACTAATCCAACTGCGCAAACAATATGACATTATCACCTATGGAGATTATCGGCTGCTGCTTGCGGACCATGAACAGATATTCGCTTATGCGCGACAATGGCAAAATGAAACGCTTCTCGTCGTCAATAACTTTTATCGCGAACCGGTTACGCTCACAGCCGACGAGATCGGAATGTCACCTGAGCACGGGAAAAGCGAGATTTTACTATCCAATTATGCCGATTCACCGGAAGAATTCCGGGCTCTTCAACTGCGGCCTTACGAATCCATCGTTTATTATTGGACGGGAGAGTAA
- the treP gene encoding PTS system trehalose-specific EIIBC component has translation MAIKRKSVEQIIEAVGGSDNISDVIHCITRLRFSLRDEGKVNKEALDKNDLVKGSFSTNGQFQVVIGQGLVDKVHKELVQIAGMAGTSTPAPAQGTAPVGEAKKINPLQRFVKVLGDIFIPLLPAIVTSGLLLGLNNLLVGPGIFYAEKSLIEVYPAWEGFADIVSLIASTAFTFLPGLIGWSAVKRFGGSPLLGIVLGLMLIHPSLSSASDALSSGDIPRWDLFGLSINKIGYQGQVIPVLLSSFLLARIELLLRKRIPDSIQLLLVAPIALLVTGFITFAVIGPITFHIGNAISDAVVAMFHHFGWLAGFIYAGIGALLVMTGMHHTFLALDLQLISSIGTTYLWPVIVMSNIAQGAAALAMMFASKDDKLRGTALTSGISAFLGVTEPAMFGVNIRFKFPFISAMIGAACAGMLVAWKHVTASSIGIGGIPAFLSIFTDFWGIYFIAMGIAVAVPFVLTLLFAKVKGTGK, from the coding sequence ATGGCAATAAAGAGAAAGTCCGTGGAACAGATTATTGAGGCTGTTGGAGGCTCGGACAATATTTCAGATGTTATACACTGCATTACCAGACTGCGATTTTCCTTGAGGGATGAGGGGAAAGTCAATAAAGAAGCACTGGACAAGAACGATTTAGTGAAAGGAAGCTTTTCCACAAATGGTCAATTTCAGGTTGTCATTGGCCAGGGACTCGTGGATAAAGTGCACAAGGAATTGGTGCAAATCGCAGGGATGGCGGGGACTTCCACGCCCGCTCCGGCACAGGGGACGGCGCCAGTCGGCGAAGCGAAAAAAATAAATCCGCTGCAACGATTCGTGAAGGTGCTGGGAGATATTTTTATTCCGCTTCTTCCCGCCATTGTCACATCCGGTTTGCTGCTTGGACTCAATAATTTGCTGGTGGGACCGGGCATTTTTTACGCGGAAAAGTCGTTGATTGAAGTTTATCCGGCCTGGGAAGGATTTGCCGACATTGTCAGCTTGATTGCGAGCACGGCATTTACCTTTTTGCCGGGATTGATTGGATGGTCCGCGGTGAAGCGCTTCGGCGGGAGCCCGCTCCTCGGCATTGTGTTAGGGTTGATGCTCATTCACCCGAGTCTCTCCTCTGCAAGCGACGCGTTAAGCAGCGGGGACATTCCTCGCTGGGATTTGTTTGGATTGTCTATCAATAAAATCGGTTATCAGGGACAAGTCATACCTGTCCTGCTCTCATCCTTTTTGCTTGCCCGAATCGAACTCTTGTTAAGAAAACGCATTCCTGACTCGATTCAATTGCTGCTGGTGGCGCCCATCGCGCTGCTGGTCACCGGTTTTATTACCTTTGCGGTTATCGGGCCGATTACGTTTCACATTGGCAACGCCATTAGCGATGCCGTCGTCGCGATGTTCCATCATTTCGGCTGGCTGGCAGGGTTTATCTATGCCGGAATTGGCGCATTGCTTGTCATGACGGGGATGCACCATACGTTCCTGGCGCTTGATTTGCAGCTGATTTCGAGTATCGGCACAACCTACCTGTGGCCGGTGATTGTTATGTCCAATATCGCGCAAGGAGCGGCGGCGCTTGCGATGATGTTCGCCAGCAAAGACGACAAATTGCGAGGGACGGCGCTTACCTCGGGCATTTCCGCCTTCCTGGGCGTGACGGAACCTGCGATGTTCGGCGTGAATATACGCTTTAAGTTTCCTTTTATCAGCGCTATGATCGGCGCGGCTTGTGCGGGAATGCTGGTCGCCTGGAAGCATGTCACGGCTTCTTCGATCGGAATTGGCGGAATTCCGGCATTTTTGTCTATCTTCACTGACTTTTGGGGCATTTACTTTATAGCTATGGGCATCGCCGTTGCCGTCCCGTTTGTGCTGACCCTTCTGTTTGCCAAAGTAAAAGGAACCGGAAAGTAA
- a CDS encoding helix-turn-helix domain-containing protein, whose translation MRLWSRRVKSRFYNYFFSYMLLVVIILMIMGGIVYQGFVATLGDEIRDSTVARLTQIKDIMDAKVNEMNRMALQISSNSELTPFMVEENGYALYRTVSELKKYKSTNSFIYDVMLYYPSQHPDRLYAASGTYDADAFFESVYKFDNYRLKDLDKTLESLEIPVLQALQTTVMKGAPPLQRYVYIEPLSHNRDERYGAVLFFIEETSIRTIMQQALQDYYGFTYIVSEQQEPLYRLENPGTRAAESAVWTAVRNAAAAEADDTLQSVSIEGHPYSIVRMQSDHNYWSYITVMPTDQFMSQVQKSKRWFEYTVGAVFVIGLIIAFSFSVNNYRPLQRLVKKLEPHHSLQAAAAGADEYDLISRAVGEMEAQKEGLLHQLKSQASELKEQIILSLLHGRMMSGPWEERLALASMRFEHEQAVVLLFHIDDYAGFQRLHSASTQHLLKYSLVKMLEELSEEIGIGYSVELPDNRTFALLLNLDEAAIESGQPVRLAEKLRQFLSHYWQLSVTVGIGSCCEDIALAHGSFLEASQAVRYRFIKGGGRIISYEDVQPNGQSPYWQALEQERELVLALRQARGDDARHIVAAMLQDIAERHIPLRAAELICFNLVNTLIKTLMELGIESDDRFRDLINALATEEVETMEALEASIARLCQELCVYMEQQTAAKGAGLADKLRDYVAKHYRDNGLSLESIAQQFSLSPSYVTRVFKDSTGHTLMRYIDTLRMEKVKELLKHTDVPLRDIMSEVGYNDPTNFIRKFKKSEGLTPIQYRNAVREG comes from the coding sequence ATGAGGTTGTGGAGCCGCAGGGTCAAGTCCAGGTTTTATAACTATTTCTTTTCTTATATGCTGCTCGTCGTCATTATTCTGATGATTATGGGCGGGATCGTCTATCAGGGCTTCGTCGCGACGCTGGGGGATGAGATTCGGGACAGCACGGTCGCCCGGCTGACGCAGATTAAGGACATTATGGATGCGAAAGTGAACGAGATGAACCGGATGGCGCTTCAGATCTCCTCCAACTCCGAGCTGACGCCGTTCATGGTGGAGGAGAACGGCTACGCCCTGTACCGGACCGTGTCCGAACTCAAAAAATACAAATCAACCAACTCCTTCATCTATGACGTGATGCTGTACTATCCTTCCCAGCATCCCGACCGGCTGTATGCGGCCAGCGGGACGTACGATGCAGACGCGTTTTTTGAATCCGTTTACAAATTCGACAACTACCGGCTGAAAGACCTGGACAAGACGCTGGAGAGCTTGGAAATCCCCGTGCTTCAAGCGCTGCAGACGACCGTCATGAAGGGAGCCCCGCCGCTGCAAAGATATGTCTATATCGAACCGCTGTCACATAATCGGGACGAGCGCTACGGGGCGGTGCTGTTCTTCATCGAGGAGACCAGCATCCGGACGATTATGCAGCAAGCGCTTCAGGATTACTATGGCTTCACCTACATCGTCAGCGAGCAGCAGGAGCCGCTCTACCGGCTCGAGAACCCCGGAACGCGAGCGGCGGAATCCGCCGTGTGGACCGCGGTTCGGAACGCGGCCGCGGCGGAGGCGGATGATACGCTCCAGAGCGTGTCCATCGAGGGACATCCGTATTCCATCGTGCGCATGCAATCCGACCACAACTATTGGTCCTATATTACCGTCATGCCGACCGATCAATTCATGAGCCAGGTTCAGAAGAGCAAGCGGTGGTTCGAATATACGGTTGGGGCCGTATTTGTCATCGGACTGATCATTGCCTTCTCCTTCTCGGTGAACAATTACCGCCCGCTGCAGCGGCTGGTGAAGAAGCTGGAGCCGCATCATTCGCTGCAGGCCGCGGCCGCGGGAGCGGATGAATATGACCTCATCTCCCGAGCGGTCGGAGAGATGGAGGCCCAGAAGGAAGGCCTGCTCCATCAGTTGAAGAGCCAGGCGAGTGAACTGAAGGAGCAGATCATTCTCTCGCTGCTGCATGGCCGCATGATGAGCGGACCATGGGAGGAGCGGCTGGCGCTCGCATCGATGCGCTTCGAGCACGAGCAGGCGGTCGTCCTTCTGTTCCATATCGATGACTATGCCGGGTTCCAGCGGCTTCACTCGGCATCGACCCAGCATCTGCTCAAGTACAGTCTGGTGAAAATGCTGGAGGAGCTCTCGGAGGAGATAGGGATTGGCTATAGCGTGGAGCTGCCGGACAACCGGACCTTCGCCCTGCTGCTCAATCTGGACGAGGCGGCGATAGAGAGCGGGCAGCCGGTCAGGCTGGCCGAGAAGCTGCGGCAGTTCCTCAGCCATTACTGGCAACTGTCGGTCACAGTCGGCATCGGCTCCTGCTGCGAGGACATCGCCCTCGCGCACGGCTCCTTCCTCGAAGCGAGCCAGGCGGTGCGCTACCGCTTCATCAAGGGCGGGGGACGAATCATCAGCTATGAAGATGTTCAGCCGAACGGACAGAGCCCGTACTGGCAGGCGCTCGAGCAGGAGCGGGAGCTGGTGCTGGCGCTGAGGCAGGCGCGGGGAGACGACGCGCGGCATATCGTCGCCGCCATGCTGCAGGATATCGCGGAACGGCATATCCCGCTCCGGGCAGCCGAGCTGATCTGCTTCAATCTGGTGAACACGCTGATTAAGACGCTGATGGAGCTCGGCATAGAATCGGATGACCGCTTCCGCGACCTGATTAACGCCCTGGCGACGGAAGAGGTTGAGACGATGGAGGCGCTGGAGGCCTCGATCGCCCGCTTGTGCCAGGAACTGTGCGTCTATATGGAACAGCAGACCGCGGCCAAGGGCGCCGGCCTCGCCGACAAACTCCGCGACTACGTCGCCAAGCATTACCGGGACAACGGCCTCTCGCTGGAGAGCATCGCGCAGCAGTTCTCGCTCTCGCCTTCCTATGTCACGCGTGTGTTCAAGGACAGCACCGGCCATACGCTGATGCGCTATATCGACACGCTGCGGATGGAGAAGGTGAAGGAATTGCTGAAGCATACCGATGTTCCGCTGCGAGATATTATGAGCGAGGTCGGCTACAACGACCCGACGAATTTTATCCGCAAGTTCAAGAAGAGCGAGGGCCTAACCCCGATCCAGTACCGGAACGCGGTACGGGAAGGATGA
- a CDS encoding extracellular solute-binding protein codes for MKNRRCAVLLLVLMLAWATALAGCGSQSGGGGEDGGSKESAGVNKEGMPIAQDRIELEFFAPKRFAASDWNNLLLWQEFEKMSNIHITWNTVDRDNLVEKRNILLAGGDYPDAFYGNRFTPSDLMLYGEQGVFIPLNQLIDDYAPNFKKLLDENPEVRKAITMPDGNIYSFPTVTDPGFTSMLTGAFMWYSQEWLDRVGKPEPQTTEEFYEYLKAIKQADPNIIPLGGGPGWNYLGNYLYGAWGLGNRGVSHPYVDVDPASNELRFFPADDRYKEMLQYVNKIYSEGLIDKDFFTANADQIIAKGSQGVYAVIADYNPEAVYSNLKGYVGASALAGPHGDKIYSYIGSPVGNPGQFVITDKNKHPEATVRWVDHLYSEEGIKMFFMGFKDKTFVEKANGEVDYTDEIKHHPDGLTQDQAVSQYLVWPGVGYPSMLKQAYFKGAEGMPGSIEAAKKVEPYLIKEIWPPFNYTKEETERMTVLKTDIETYVKEMTTKFITGGASFGEWDNYVATLNKMGLKEYMDIYKAGYERYKQ; via the coding sequence GAGGGGGAGAAGACGGCGGCTCGAAGGAATCCGCCGGCGTGAACAAGGAAGGGATGCCGATCGCGCAGGACAGGATCGAACTGGAGTTCTTCGCGCCGAAGCGGTTCGCGGCCTCGGACTGGAACAACCTGCTGCTGTGGCAGGAGTTCGAGAAGATGAGCAATATTCATATCACATGGAATACGGTCGATCGCGATAATCTGGTCGAGAAGCGCAACATTTTGCTTGCGGGCGGCGATTATCCGGATGCGTTCTACGGGAACCGGTTCACGCCATCCGATCTGATGCTGTACGGCGAACAGGGCGTCTTTATCCCGCTCAATCAGCTGATTGACGATTATGCGCCGAATTTCAAAAAGCTGCTGGACGAGAATCCGGAAGTGCGCAAGGCGATAACGATGCCGGACGGCAATATTTACTCCTTCCCTACCGTGACGGATCCGGGCTTCACTTCGATGCTGACGGGAGCCTTCATGTGGTACAGCCAGGAATGGCTGGACCGGGTCGGGAAGCCGGAGCCGCAGACGACGGAGGAATTCTACGAGTACTTGAAGGCGATCAAGCAGGCGGATCCGAACATCATCCCGCTTGGCGGCGGCCCGGGCTGGAATTACTTAGGGAACTACTTGTACGGCGCGTGGGGGCTGGGCAACCGCGGCGTATCCCATCCGTATGTGGATGTCGACCCGGCAAGCAACGAATTGCGTTTCTTCCCGGCAGACGATCGCTACAAGGAGATGCTCCAATATGTGAACAAAATCTACAGCGAAGGCTTGATCGACAAAGATTTTTTCACCGCCAATGCCGATCAGATCATCGCCAAAGGCTCCCAGGGCGTATACGCCGTGATTGCCGATTACAATCCGGAGGCCGTCTACAGCAATCTGAAGGGCTATGTCGGCGCCTCGGCGCTTGCCGGGCCGCATGGCGACAAGATCTATTCCTATATCGGATCGCCGGTTGGCAATCCGGGACAGTTCGTCATTACGGACAAGAACAAGCATCCGGAAGCGACTGTGCGTTGGGTGGACCATCTGTACAGCGAGGAAGGCATCAAAATGTTCTTCATGGGCTTCAAGGATAAGACGTTCGTCGAGAAGGCCAATGGCGAGGTCGATTATACGGACGAAATCAAGCATCATCCCGACGGCTTGACCCAGGATCAGGCGGTGTCGCAATATCTCGTCTGGCCGGGCGTCGGTTACCCGAGCATGCTGAAGCAGGCGTATTTCAAGGGAGCCGAAGGAATGCCCGGATCGATTGAGGCGGCGAAGAAGGTGGAGCCGTACCTCATCAAGGAGATCTGGCCGCCGTTCAACTATACGAAGGAAGAGACCGAACGCATGACGGTGCTCAAGACCGACATCGAGACGTATGTCAAGGAGATGACGACCAAATTCATTACCGGAGGAGCCTCCTTCGGCGAGTGGGACAACTACGTCGCTACGCTGAACAAGATGGGCCTGAAGGAATATATGGACATTTACAAGGCGGGGTATGAGCGGTATAAGCAATAA